In Chitinophagaceae bacterium, one genomic interval encodes:
- a CDS encoding transposase produces QDEIIKKSEMIHKVCKKGYRNKPLTEEENRKKSKVTSGIEHVFGFMEQSMQGLRIRSVGILRATGIIGLINITYNICRYEQIVRLGII; encoded by the coding sequence AGCAGGATGAAATAATTAAAAAAAGCGAGATGATACATAAAGTATGTAAAAAAGGGTATAGAAACAAGCCATTAACAGAAGAAGAGAATAGAAAAAAGTCAAAAGTTACGTCAGGTATAGAACATGTATTTGGCTTTATGGAACAAAGTATGCAAGGGTTACGTATACGAAGTGTGGGAATATTAAGGGCTACAGGAATAATTGGGTTAATAAACATAACATACAACATTTGTAGGTATGAACAAATAGTAAGA